From the genome of Pseudoxanthomonas sp.:
CCCCCGCTTCTATCAGCATGGCAACGGTAACTTCTGGGTCGCCGTGCACGCTCAGGAAGTCGTTGGCACGGTGGCGCTGCTGGACATCGGAAACAACCAGGTTGCGCTGCGAAAGATGTTCGTCGGTGCCGGGTATCGAGGCCCCCGGCATGGCACGGCCAGCCGTCTGCTTGGAACCGTTGTTGCCTGGTGCCAGGCCCGTGGGGTCCAGGAGATCTATCTCGGTACGACCGCCAAGTTCCTTGCGGCACACCGGTTCTACGAGAAGAACGGCTTTCACGAGATTGCCCGTACCGCACTGCCGGCTAGCTTTCCCGTCATGCTGGTCGACACGAAGTTCTATCGCCGGGTGCTCTAGGAGCATGGCGCCGCGCCCTTCCTTCGAGCCAACCGGTTTTCGGCCAGCTACTCACGTTGTAGGACAGGCCACTTCGAGGAGGCGCATGCCATCGGTGAAATCGCTGCGGACGCACTTGGTGGAGTGTCGGGCGCCTGTTCTTCGAATTCATCTTCGAGCTGGTTATTCAAGGCATCGGGCAGGCGTTGATTCGAGTCGTCAGGCCATATCCGGAGCCAGGTGACACCGCCTGCACTCTCGTTGGCATACTCTTCTGGACTGCAGTCGGCGCCGGTGGCTACGTCATCTACCGCGTGGCAGCG
Proteins encoded in this window:
- a CDS encoding GNAT family N-acetyltransferase; translation: MNIFPFEVQHASGVVDLILPIQQIEFEVPVSLEAQPDLQEIPRFYQHGNGNFWVAVHAQEVVGTVALLDIGNNQVALRKMFVGAGYRGPRHGTASRLLGTVVAWCQARGVQEIYLGTTAKFLAAHRFYEKNGFHEIARTALPASFPVMLVDTKFYRRVL